Proteins co-encoded in one Neoarius graeffei isolate fNeoGra1 chromosome 11, fNeoGra1.pri, whole genome shotgun sequence genomic window:
- the sptssa gene encoding serine palmitoyltransferase small subunit A, whose translation MALGDAWKQISWFYYQYLLVTALYMLEPWERTVFNSLLISVAAMAVYTGFVFMPQHIMAILHYFEVIQ comes from the exons ATGGCGTTAGGAGATGCGTGGAAACAAATATCTTGGTTTTACTACCAATATCTTCTTGTCACGGCACTGTACATGTTGGAGCCTTGGGAGCGAACTGTCTTCA ATTCTCTCCTGATCTCTGTAGCAGCTATGGCTGTATACACTGGCTTCGTGTTTATGCCGCAGCACATCATGGCCATTTTGCACTACTTTGAAGTGATCCAGTGA
- the egln3 gene encoding egl nine homolog 3, with protein MPFLQHLTDSQLEQLALEHIVPALLERGFFYVDHFLGEAVGRKVLGQVQQIRRSGMLSNGQLAGRGSGVCKSHIRGDKIAWRSGSERGCEAVGFLLKQTDKLISLCTGRLGKNTVRERSKAMVACYPGNGAGYVKHVDNPNADGRCVTCIYYLNKNWSAKEHGGVLRIFPEGKSYVADIEPLFDRLLLFWSDRRNPHEVQPSFATRYAITVWYFDSEERAEAKRRFRDSTASSQSSTTS; from the exons ATGCCGTTTCTCCAGCATCTCACAGACTCACAGCTGGAACAGCTGGCTCTGGAGCACATTGTACCAGCTCTGCTGGAGCGCGGCTTCTTCTACGTGGACCATTTCCTTGGTGAAGCAGTTGGTCGTAAGGTCTTGGGCCAAGTGCAACAGATTCGTCGTTCTGGCATGTTGAGTAACGGGCAGCTCGCTGGTCGAGGCTCAGGGGTGTGTAAAAGTCATATTAGGGGAGATAAAATAGCATGGCGCAGCGGCAGCGAGAGAGGATGTGAAGCTGTAGGCTTCTTACTGAAACAGACTGACAAACTGATCTCTCTGTGTACTGGGAGACTGGGCAAAAACACAGTCCGGGAGCGCTCCAAG GCAATGGTAGCATGCTATCCAGGCAATGGTGCAGGTTATGTGAAACATGTAGATAACCCTAACGCAGATGGCCGCTGCGTCACCTGCATCTATTACCTGAATAAAAACTGGAGTGCCAAG GAGCACGGAGGAGTTCTGCGCATTTTTCCTGAAGGAAAATCATATGTTGCTGATATCGAACCTCTGTTTGATCGACTCCTGCTTTTCTGGTCAGATCGTAGGAACCCTCATGAAGTACAGCCATCATTTgctaccag GTATGCAATCACTGTGTGGTACTTTGATTCAGAGGAAAGGGCTGAAGCGAAAAGAAGATTCAGGGACTCAACAG CCTCTTCACAAAGCAGCACCACATCTTAG